One part of the Raphanus sativus cultivar WK10039 chromosome 7, ASM80110v3, whole genome shotgun sequence genome encodes these proteins:
- the LOC108815355 gene encoding PLASMODESMATA CALLOSE-BINDING PROTEIN 4-like: protein MSVLLPLCLIISMIAYSNAAYCVCKDGNEQVLQKAIDYACGAGADCSQIQQNGACYQPNTVKNHCDIAVNSYYQKKASSGATCDFNGAAIISTSPPSTASSCLTGSSSSGTPSTGTPTTGTPTSGFPSTGTPSTGTPTTGMPNTGTPSTSTGTPTSGTPTSGMPTSSSSSVFPGTALGPTGSGGLDPSNGEKISVRTNSVFLLLAGAAMILVV from the exons ATGTCGGTACTACTTCCTTTGTGTCTGATTATCTCCATGATTGCCTATTCAA ATGCTGCGTACTGTGTGTGCAAAGACGGGAACGAGCAAGTGCTTCAGAAGGCAATAGACTACGCATGTGGAGCAGGAGCTGACTGTTCTCAGATCCAGCAAAACGGAGCTTGTTACCAGCCTAACACCGTCAAAAACCACTGTGACATCGCCGTCAACAGTTACTACCAAAAGAAAGCTTCCTCCGGCGCCACCTGTGACTTTAACGGCGCAGCTATCATCTCTACCTCCCCTCCATCAA CCGCTTCAAGCTGTTTAACCGGTTCCAg CTCTAGTGGGACCCCATCCACTGGGACACCAACCACAGGGACACCAACCAGTGGCTTCCCATCCACAGGCACTCCGTCCACCGGGACTCCCACAACCGGAATGCCTAACACCGGGACTCCTTCCACTTCCACTGGTACGCCAACTTCAGGCACGCCCACAAGCGGGATGCCAACTTCGTCTTCATCTTCTGTGTTCCCGGGCACTGCTCTTGGACCAACCGGGAGCGGCGGGCTAGATCCGAGTAACGGAGAAAAGATATCAGTCCGAACTAACTCGGTGTTCTTGTTACTAGCCGGTGCAGCGATGATACTTGTGGTTTAG
- the LOC108814467 gene encoding probable WRKY transcription factor 57 — translation MNDPKDPDLSNDSAWRELTASDSDFFYRDTSNILLSDFAWNLPASSGFTQTAVVPSSITTTTTSKTDQPIPPSSCSSSAAAASVTVTEVSTNFNNPSAATSSSSEDPTENSTASAAQTPETPKKEKKKAQKRIRQQRFAFMTKSDVDNLEDGYRWRKYGQKAVKNSQFPRSYYRCTNTRCTVKKRVERSSEDPSIVITTYEGQHCHQTVGFPRGGIFPAHEPHNFTSHHHLPPPLPNHYYYQELLHQIHRENTSLPQLPQSTTEDGHVAVSSINPSEEGLLGDIVPQTMRNP, via the exons ATGAACGATCCTAAAGATCCCGATCTGAGCAACGACTCAGCTTGGAGAGAACTCACAGCTTCAGATTCTGACTTCTTCTACAGAGACACTTCCAACATCCTCCTCTCTGACTTCGCCTGGAACCTCCCCGCTTCCTCTGGTTTTACACAAACCGCCGTTGTCCCATCttccatcaccaccaccaccacctcaaAGACTGATCAGCCGATTCCACCTTCTTCATGTTCCTCATCGGCCGCCGCCGCTTCTGTTACCGTTACAGAGGTTTCAACTAACTTTAACAATCCTTCGGCCGCTACATCTAGCTCAAGCGAGGATCCAACTGAGAACTCAACCGCCTCCGCCGCGCAAACACCGGAGACGCC aaagaaggaaaagaagaaggCTCAAAAACGAATCAGGCAACAAAGATTTGCATTCATGACCAAGAGTGATGTAGATAATCTTGAAGATGGATATCGTTGGCGTAAATATGGACAGAAAGCTGTCAAGAATAGCCAATTCCCAAG GAGCTACTATAGATGCACGAACACCAGATGCACAGTGAAGAAGAGAGTGGAAAGATCATCTGAAGATCCATCGATAGTGATCACAACATACGAAGGACAACATTGCCACCAAACCGTTGGATTCCCTCGAGGCGGAATCTTCCCAGCTCACGAACCTCATAATTTCACATCCCATCATCATCTCCCTCCTCCATTGCCAAATCATTATTATTACCAAGAACTCCTTCATCAAATTCACAGAGAAAATACTTCTTTACCGCAATTACCCCAGTCTACTACCGAAGACGGACATGTTGCAGTGTCGTCCATTAATCCATCAGAAGAAGGTTTACTTGGTGATATTGTACCTCAAACCATGCGCAATCCTTGA
- the LOC108833441 gene encoding chorismate mutase 3, chloroplastic — protein sequence MEAKLLNRTFYNSPGLNLAAHSSTPISYLPGKLRFGPPRSLSLRVSTATPIRCSRRGLRVDESESLTLESISHSLIRQEDSIIFNLLERAQYHYNADTYDEDAFTMEGFQGSLVEFIVRETEQLHAKVDKYKSPDEHPFFPQCLPDAEPILPPIQYPQVLHQCAHSISINKKVWNMYFKHILPRLVKPGDDGNSGSSALCDTMCLQILSKRIHYGKFVAEAMFREDPATYETAIREQDRTQLLRLVTYETVEEVIKKRLEMKARIFGQYIRINDPETGAADPSYKINPSLVGKMYGEGIMPLTKEVQVEYLLRRLD from the exons ATGGAGGCTAAGCTACTCAACCGCACTTTTTACAATTCGCCAGGACTCAATCTCGCTGCGCATTCTTCTACACCTATCTCCTATCTACCCGGTAAATTAAGATTTGGACCGCCTCGCTCTCTCTCACTCCGTGTCTCCACAGCAACACCGATCCG ATGCTCGAGGAGGGGGCTACGGGTGGATGAGAGTGAGAGCCTGACACTTGAAAGCATAAGTCACTCTTTGATCCGTCAAGAGGACAGCATTATATTCAACCTTCTTGAGCGAGCTCAGTATCATTACAATGCTGATACTTATGACGAGGATGCTTTTACTATGGAAGGGTTTCAAGGATCTTTGGTTGAGTTTATTGTCAGAGAAACCGAACAGCTTCACGCTAAG GTGGACAAGTACAAAAGTCCAGATGAACATCCCTTCTTCCCACAATGCTTGCCTGACGCTGAGCCAATCCTTCCCCCTATTCAATACCCACAG GTTCTACATCAATGTGCCCATTCGATAAGCATCAACAAGAAGGTGTGGAACATGTATTTCAAACACATTCTTCCCAGACTGGTCAAGCCAGGGGACGACGGTAATAGTGGTTCATCTGCTCTATGTGACACAATGTGTTTACAG ATACTTTCAAAGAGAATTCACTATGGTAAATTTGTTGCTGAGGCCATGTTTCGTGAAGATCCAGCTACATATGAAACAGCCATCCGAGAACAA GACCGGACACAACTGTTGAGACTTGTGACGTATGAAACAGTTGAAGAAGTAATCAAGAAACGACTTGAGATGAAAGCTAGAATTTTCGGTCAATACATAAGAATCAACGATCCAGAAACTGGAGCTGCTGATCCTTCCTACAAAATTAATCCTAGCCTAGTTGGAAAAATGTACGGAGAAGGGATCATGCCACTCACAAAGGAAGTCCAAGTTGAGTACTTGCTTAGGAGGCTGGATTGA
- the LOC108833442 gene encoding cell division topological specificity factor homolog, chloroplastic, with translation MAISGNLSLLSHCHPKCLSLPSSKVDFTGFTSNGLNILETHKCPPPGVSIIREHRPGQAMVSARNTTTTVDFELSSPSSAEQEVVVVESFLSNAIDMSFLDRLNIAWKIIFPSHASSRRSSNARIAKQRLKMILFSDRCAVSDEAKRKIVDNIVHALSDFVEIESEEKVQLDVATDGDLGTVYSVTVPVRRVKAEYQDVDEAVGSITNVEYKDTLDGSVDVRFDFYVPE, from the exons ATGGCGATATCTGGGAATCTGAGCTTATTATCTCATTGTCATCCTAAATGCCTCTCTTTACCTTCTTCCAAG GTTGATTTCACGGGCTTCACAAGCAACGGCCTAAACATTTTGGAAACCCATAAATGCCCTCCTCCTGGAGTATCCATAATCCGCGAACACAGACCCGGTCAAGCTATGGTTTCAGCAAGGAACACCACCACTACGGTAGACTTCGAACTATCATCACCAAGCTCCGCTGAGCAAGAGGTAGTAGTAGTAGAGAGCTTCCTCTCCAACGCCATCGACATGAGTTTCCTCGACCGGTTAAACATAGCGTGGAAGATCATATTCCCATCCCACGCGTCGTCGAGAAGAAGCTCCAACGCGAGAATCGCGAAGCAGCGGCTCAAGATGATCCTCTTCTCGGACAGGTGCGCCGTGAGCGACGAGGCTAAAAGGAAGATCGTCGACAACATCGTTCACGCGCTGTCTGATTTTGTGGAGATAGAGTCAGAGGAGAAGGTTCAGCTTGACGTAGCTACGGACGGTGACCTCGGGACCGTTTACTCGGTCACGGTGCCTGTTAGGAGGGTGAAAGCTGAGTACCAAGACGTGGACGAGGCTGTTGGATCCATAACCAACGTTGAATATAAAGATACGCTTGATGGTTCTGTCGATGTCAGGTTCGACTTTTATGTTCCTGAGTAG
- the LOC108833440 gene encoding protein INAPERTURATE POLLEN1-like — MESSRFSSKKPLGVNELYAKWSKNLTHYCLPLLGESIHTDPSAVLPDTDVENVGYYLINHYETLSTSSDNNNDMIRNILFPTGNETQLFFIGDIHPCLFTSLIRSLIDSSWRDEQVRRIDQIERGMMVSVSDLMEEMSKAQIRFLARVSKNWVAARGGASSSSVAAVDEAAKEENEELVRIFAAANSLRKSVLREVFKATTGIQAAKFLESLCEFLAGFQDQNSPPLDTPEPSQSHGLEQQHTSEADEARERTLWIGAVTDDMDTEFLYRCFAGTTGEVVNVGLPNHKVTGKSIGYGFIEFISRDAAERALQTYNKTLVPGLVPPRRFKLRWAMKQTIRESTESIFVGDLADDVTDRMLLKTFRDHGYSSAVSAKVSTDRATGRSSGYGFVRFTDHGQMLLAIESMNGVECSSRPMRIGPTGGN; from the exons ATGGAGTCTTCTCGCTTCTCCAGCAAGAAACCTCTCGGAGTCAACGAACTCTACGCCAAGTGGTCAAAAAACCTAACCCATTACTGCCTCCCTCTCCTGGGCGAATCCATCCACACCGACCCTTCCGCCGTCCTACCCGACACCGACGTAGAAAACGTTGGTTACTACCTGATCAACCACTACGAAACCCTAAGCACCTCTTCCGATAATAACAACGACATGATCCGCAACATCCTCTTCCCCACCGGGAACGAGACGCAGCTTTTCTTCATCGGCGACATCCATCCTTGTCTCTTCACTAGCCTCATCCGATCTTTAATCGACTCCTCGTGGAGAGACGAGCAGGTGAGAAGAATAGATCAGATCGAGCGTGGTATGATGGTTAGTGTGAGTGATCTGATGGAAGAGATGAGTAAAGCACAGATCCGTTTCTTAGCTCGTGTATCGAAGAATTGGGTGGCGGCGAGGGGaggagcttcttcttcttcggtggCGGCGGTTGATGAGGCGGCGAAGGAAGAGAACGAGGAGCTTGTGAGAATCTTCGCTGCTGCAAACAGTTTGAGGAAGAGTGTGCTCAGAGAGGTTTTCAAAGCCACCACAGGGATTCAAGCCGCTAAGTTTCTTGAAAGTCTATGCGAGTTTCTTGCTGGTTTTCAAGATCAG AATTCTCCTCCGCTTGATACACCTGAACCGTCTCAATCACATGGCTTGGAGCAGCAGCATACAAGTGAAGCAGATGAAGCACGAGAGAGAACTCTCTGGATAGGAGCCGTTACAGACGACATGGACACAGAGTTCCTGTACCGTTGTTTCGCGGGAACAACCGGAGAGGTTGTTAACGTCGGCCTTCCTAATCACAAGGTAACCGGTAAAAGCATAGGGTACGGTTTCATCGAGTTTATATCTCGCGACGCTGCGGAACGAGCTTTGCAAACCTACAACAAGACCTTGGTCCCGGGCCTAGTTCCCCCTCGGAGGTTTAAGCTGAGGTGGGCAATGAAGCAGACTATAAGGGAATCTACCGAGTCCATATTCGTTGGTGATCTGGCCGATGACGTTACGGATCGCATGCTGCTAAAGACGTTCAGGGACCATGGTTACAGTTCAGCTGTATCAGCAAAGGTTTCCACTGACAGAGCCACCGGGCGTAGCAGTGGATATGGTTTTGTTAGGTTTACAGATCATGGTCAGATGTTGCTTGCTATTGAGAGTATGAACGGTGTTGAGTGTTCAAGTAGGCCTATGAGAATTGGTCCTACAGGTGGAAACTAA